The sequence CTCTCTGGTGAGCTACCTGGACGTCCTCGACGAAGCCGGAGTGCCGGCCGATCGCCGGGTTCTGGCCGCACTAGGCCCGAAGGTTCTGGAGCTGTCGGCGGCGCGCAGCGCCGGCGCGCACCCGTATCTGACCACTCCTCAACACACCCGCGAGGCCCGCGAACTCCTCGGCACCGGTCCGATACTCGCGCCCGAGCAGAAGGTCGTTCTCGACACCGATACCGCTCGGGCCCGCCCCATCGGACGGGCCGCCGTCGACAACCCCTACCTGCACCTGCGCAACTACGTGAGCAACCTCGAACGGCTCGGGTACACCCACGAGCAGATCGCCGACGGCGGCAGTGACGACCTGATCGACGCCCTGGTGGCTCACGGGGACACGGAATACATCGCCGGACGCCTGCGCGAACACCTCGATGCCGGTGCCGACCACGTCGCTATTCAGGTGCTGCCGGCCGGGGACGATCCGGTTCCCGCGCTTCGCGAACTCGCGGCCGCGCTGGGGATCTGACTTGCGCTAACGAAATAGTGTGACAGCACGTCCCGCATACCGGCAGAAGTCCGGCTCATCGGTCGGGGTAGGGTCCCCACTGAACGGCAGCCAGGACTGAACGCAAGGGTAGGAACTGTGCAAGAGCCAACGGCACGTCCAGTCGGCCCCTACGCCTCGGGACCGCCCGAAGCAGCCTTGACCGTCGACGCCGTCACCCTCGACCGGTTTCGCGGCGCGGAACTGTGGCGAGCGGTGGTCATCGGCGTCGTCGTCGTGGCCTACGTGCTGTTCTCCGTCGCCAGCTGGCCCTTCCGTCGCCGCGGCCGCACCCTCGCGGACGCGGCGTCGGAAGGATTGGTCGACGGGTTCGAGGTGCTGGGACCTACCTTCGTGAAGGTCGGGCAATTGATGGCGTCGTCGTCCGGGGTGTTCCCCGCCCCGCTGGCCAACGCGTGCCTGCGATGTCTCGACGACGTCCCACCGGTACCCGCTGCCGAGGCACGCAGGGTCATCGAGCAAGACCTGGGACATCCGGTGGACGCATTGTTCGCCGCATTCGACGACATCCCCCTTGCCGCCGCCTCCGTTGCGCAGGTCCACGCCTGCGTTCTGCACGATGGCCGGGAAGCGGTCATCAAGGTACAGCGCCCCGACATCTTCCGCCGCATGGTGGTGGATCTGCGCACCGCGTACTGGGGAGCGCGAATCCTCGAGCGGCTCTTCGAGTTCTTCCGCATCGCCAACGCCACGGCCATCATCCGCGACCTGCACGCCGCCACGATGACGGAGCTCAACAGCGCAGTCGAGGCTGATCGCCAGGCCCGATTCCGTACCAACATCGGGGCGTTCGGGGACAACAAAGGGGTCACCACCCCTGAGGTGTACTGGGACTACTGCGGTCCCCACGTGATCTGCATGGAACGCATGTACGGACTGCCCCTCGACCGTTTCCCCGATCTCGCACACATGGACACCCGGATGCTGATCCGCCGGGGCGTGAAGGTCTGGCTCGAATCGGTCATCGTCCACGGGCCCTTCCACGGCGACGTGCACGCAGGGAATTTGTGGGTGCTCGACGACGGCCGTATCGCGATGCTCGACTTCGGCATCGTCGGGGAGCTTCCGGAGTCGTGGCGTCAGATTCTCCGCGACATGTTCTATGCGACGCTGATCGACGGCGACTTCTCCCGGATGGCCCGCGGTATCCGGAGCCTGGGATACGTGACGGACAACCCTGCGACCGACGAGGAGGTCGGACTGCAGGTAGCGGCCGCCCTCGCGCCCCTCCTCGGGCGTGACCTCGGCGAACTGCGCCTCAGCGAGCTGATCATGGCGTTGGTCGGGATCGGCAAGAAGTGGGGTGTCGCGAGCCCCGAGGAGTTGGTGCTGTTCGGCAAGCAGCTGGGCTACTTCGAGCGCTACGCGACGGAACTTGCGCCCGGGTGGGTTCTCGGACAAGACCTGTTCTTGTTCCGCAACGTGTTCCCCGACGCGGTCGCGGCGAAGGCGCGGGAACTCGGCATCGAGCTACCGGACGAGTAAGTTACCGCCCGGTGAGCGAATCGAGTACCGACGCACGCTGGAGCGGATCGGCGGGAAGCCGGTCGGGCGTGAGGATCCACTGGTTGCCCGTCCACGGGTCGGACACGGTGAGAACCCCCGAAGATGGAACTTGTTGCGCGAATCTCTCGAGCACCGCGACACCGGGGTCCGTCTCCGCCGCACTGTCGTCGCCGACGATGATCAGGGACGTCCCCACTGCAGGACCGTGGTCGGCCAGATGGACGATGCGCGCAGCATCCTCGGCTCCGTAGCCGTGCGGAAAATCGTTGAGGATGACGAGGCGTGGGGACGGCCTCGCATCCGCGATCCGGCTGTGTGCGGCCATTTCTGCAAGGTCGACGCTGTCCGAGAGTGCGGCGAGCCGTGCCGAGATGTCGGCGGCGGCAGTCACCACCGGGGCAGCCAGCAGCGCGGCGAGCGGCTCGGTGAGAGCGCGCAACGAACCGCTGATGTCCACGACTTCGAGCGTGGGCGTTGCCGCGGCGGATGCCACCAGCATGCGTACCGCCAGTGCGGCGACGACCGGCGCGGCCTCCGCCGAGTCCCCGACGATCCACAGCGGGCGAGCCAGCGGATAGTGCACACAGAACGGCACCCGCAGGTCACCGAGATCGGGTGCGGACAATTCGCCGAGCCGCAGACCGTCGGTCATCGCACTGCTCGCGTCCCGGGCCGACCACGAAGTCGATTCGAAGGTGGCCAGCGAGCGCGGCAGCAGCGGGTCGATGACGCGGAGTTCCTCGGCCAACTGCGTTGTCTCACCCGCGAATTTCGACTGCGCCTCGGCGAGGAGCGCGTCGTGACGTTCGTGGGCTCGGGCCTGCAATCCCGCCGCGGCGGGGCTGTTTCTCGTGGACTGGTCGGCCACCGACGCCGACAGCTCATCGTCCAGCCGGGCCTGGGCATAGTCGCGGGATGCCCGGAAGGAGGCGGCAGAGCGAGCTGCATCCTCGAAGATCATCCATGCCCGCTCGAACGAGTGGGCTGGGTCGAGGGGCACGGCGGCAGGCCCGGCAGGCGTGGGGGCAGGGACTGTCGGCTTCGGCTCGTCCACCTCGACCCCGTGCCGGGTGAGCAACTCCGCCAGGCCGCCGTCGTAGCCCTGCCCGACGGCCCGCACCTTCCACTCGTCGCCGCGGCGATAAAGCTCGAGGCAGATTGCCGCCGTCTCGCTGCCGACGAGCGGTACCTCGAAAGCGACCAGCGGAGCGCCGTGCTCGTCGGAGAGTGTGGCCGACAAACCGCTACGAGGGAGGGGTGTTCCCTCGTCGGCCGTCGGGTCCACACTCACCACACAGAGCACCGCCGAAGCGGTGCCGTCCACCTCGCCTAGATTCAGCCGAATCACGTTGCCGTCGTCGAGAGTCACGCCGGTCGCGGATCGAGCGTTGTAGAACACGAAGTGATCCGACGACAGCGCGCGCAGGTTTCCGTCGACCACGAGCACCGACACGTCGATCGGGCTCGCGTTCACCGCCTGGAAACGCACCGAATGCGAAGGCAGCACCGTGTTCTGGCCGGCCGCGAGGTGAATCGTCACCGCCCTGCCCTAGATGCCGAGGAAGCGGGTGAGTTGCGGAGCCGCTTCACCGGCGTGCTTGGCTTGAATGCCCTCACCGATCGCCTGGAGCTTCCATTCGCCGCCGACGCGGTACACCTTGGCCATCACCATTCCGGTGAACGGCATGCCGCCCTGCAGGGTGAACCGGGCGAGCTCGGCCTGCGAGGTGCTGTCGACCAACCGGCAGAAAGCGTTCTTCACCTGTTCGAAGGTGTGCCCGCGGTAGGAGGTGACGATGAAGACGATGCTGGACACGTGCGGTGGGATGCGGGTGAGATCCACCATGATCACCTCGTCGTCGCCGGCGCCCTCCCCGGTGAGGTTGTCACCCTGGTGCCGGATCGAACCGTCCTTGGAGGCCAGCTGTCCGTAGTAGGCGACGTCGACGAGGTTGTTGTCGGCGAACAGCACTGCCGACGCGTCGAGATCGACGTCTGCGGAACGGCTGCCGAACATTCCACGCTTCTCGACGGGGTCCCAGCCGAGGCCCATCTGGATGAACGTGAGCGCGACACCCCCCTCCTTGCGGAGAGTGACCTTCTGCCCCTTGGTGAGGCTGACCGGCCGCGACTTGGTGAGACTGACCTCGGCCGGGGCGGCCGGGGCGGCAGGCGCAGCTGGCGCTGCCGGGGGCGGAGTCGGAGCTGCAGGCGCCGGAGGCGGTGTCGGTGCTGCAGGCGCCGGAGGCGGTGTCGGTGCGGCCGGGGGCGGTGTGGGTGCAGGTGCGGGCGCGTCGTCGACGGACACGCCGTGATCGGTGACGAGTGCCGCGAATCCGCCGGCATACCCCTGGCCCACGGCCCGCACCTTCCAGGCACCCTGACGCCGATACAGTTCGAGAGCGATCACGATCGACTCGGAGTTCAGGCCCTCGATCTTGTACTCGTACAACGGGTTACCTGCACCATCGGCCACCCGAGCGGTCGGCGGTGCGAATCGGCCGAAGTTACTGTTCGTGTCGTCGAGGGTGATCACCGCACGCACCTGCTCGATGTCGGCGGGCACCGACCCGAGCGCCACCTTCAGCGAGGCCGCCTGACCGGCAGGTCCCGGAACCAGCTGGACACCCGGACCGCTCGGCTGGTTGAAGAAGACGAAGTCGGCGTCGGAGCGCACCTTCCCCGATTCGGTCACGAGAAGTGCGGACAGGTCTGCGGCGGCCGTCAGTTCGAGAGAGACGACGACCTCGTTGACGCTCAGTGGGCCGTTCTGACCCTTGGAAAGCGGAGTGGACACTGCGTGATTCCTTCACTGTGGGGAGCGTCGGGTTCGTCCCGTTCGACCGGTTTGCCTACCAACCTACAAAAGAGAGGTGACAGACGTCGCCGCCGCACCGTGGGCGACGCGCGCCGACATCCACCGGAGAATCTCCTCACCAGCGGCGATACCGCTGCTCTCGGTGATGGACAGCGTCGGATGCTGCCAGTTCGCCAATTCGAGTTCTCCGTGGCGTGGGCGGATCGCGGCGTCGGCGGCGCTCAGCATGTTGGCGTCGAGCGCACCGTCACCGGCTGCGAGAACGGGTGCATCCGATGGAAGCACCCCGTCGTCGATCAGCCGCGAACGAACCTCGGCGACCGCGAGGCTCTTACACACCGCGTTCGGCATCGTGTAGATCTTGCGACCCTGCTGCGACGCCCCCCATCCCCGCGCCGCACACCATTCGTCCCACTCCTCGACGAATCCCGACGGCATCGCTTCGGGATCCACGACCAGGTAGGAAAACAACTCGTCGGCGACGCGGAAAGTGCGGACCCAGCTGTCGTCGATCCGGCGACCCAGTTCGGTCCCGACCTCCTCGAGTGAGGCGCCACCGGTTGCGAGCGCGGTCTCGACACCGGTGCGCCACTGCTCGTCGGGTACCCCGTCGACCAGGATGTTTCCGCCGTTCGTGGTGATGGCATACCGCCAGGGCGCGCCGGGCAACTCGATCCGCTGGAACTGCACGATGGTTCTCG comes from Rhodococcus oxybenzonivorans and encodes:
- a CDS encoding HAD family hydrolase is translated as MSRQDTKSSGRTALIATDLDRTMIYSRTAMELGTAESDVTSTPDAEDVLCVEVYDGKPLSYVTSAAEAMLRKLTASAVVVPTTTRTIVQFQRIELPGAPWRYAITTNGGNILVDGVPDEQWRTGVETALATGGASLEEVGTELGRRIDDSWVRTFRVADELFSYLVVDPEAMPSGFVEEWDEWCAARGWGASQQGRKIYTMPNAVCKSLAVAEVRSRLIDDGVLPSDAPVLAAGDGALDANMLSAADAAIRPRHGELELANWQHPTLSITESSGIAAGEEILRWMSARVAHGAAATSVTSLL
- a CDS encoding TerD family protein; amino-acid sequence: MTIHLAAGQNTVLPSHSVRFQAVNASPIDVSVLVVDGNLRALSSDHFVFYNARSATGVTLDDGNVIRLNLGEVDGTASAVLCVVSVDPTADEGTPLPRSGLSATLSDEHGAPLVAFEVPLVGSETAAICLELYRRGDEWKVRAVGQGYDGGLAELLTRHGVEVDEPKPTVPAPTPAGPAAVPLDPAHSFERAWMIFEDAARSAASFRASRDYAQARLDDELSASVADQSTRNSPAAAGLQARAHERHDALLAEAQSKFAGETTQLAEELRVIDPLLPRSLATFESTSWSARDASSAMTDGLRLGELSAPDLGDLRVPFCVHYPLARPLWIVGDSAEAAPVVAALAVRMLVASAAATPTLEVVDISGSLRALTEPLAALLAAPVVTAAADISARLAALSDSVDLAEMAAHSRIADARPSPRLVILNDFPHGYGAEDAARIVHLADHGPAVGTSLIIVGDDSAAETDPGVAVLERFAQQVPSSGVLTVSDPWTGNQWILTPDRLPADPLQRASVLDSLTGR
- a CDS encoding ABC1 kinase family protein yields the protein MQEPTARPVGPYASGPPEAALTVDAVTLDRFRGAELWRAVVIGVVVVAYVLFSVASWPFRRRGRTLADAASEGLVDGFEVLGPTFVKVGQLMASSSGVFPAPLANACLRCLDDVPPVPAAEARRVIEQDLGHPVDALFAAFDDIPLAAASVAQVHACVLHDGREAVIKVQRPDIFRRMVVDLRTAYWGARILERLFEFFRIANATAIIRDLHAATMTELNSAVEADRQARFRTNIGAFGDNKGVTTPEVYWDYCGPHVICMERMYGLPLDRFPDLAHMDTRMLIRRGVKVWLESVIVHGPFHGDVHAGNLWVLDDGRIAMLDFGIVGELPESWRQILRDMFYATLIDGDFSRMARGIRSLGYVTDNPATDEEVGLQVAAALAPLLGRDLGELRLSELIMALVGIGKKWGVASPEELVLFGKQLGYFERYATELAPGWVLGQDLFLFRNVFPDAVAAKARELGIELPDE
- a CDS encoding TerD family protein, producing the protein MSTPLSKGQNGPLSVNEVVVSLELTAAADLSALLVTESGKVRSDADFVFFNQPSGPGVQLVPGPAGQAASLKVALGSVPADIEQVRAVITLDDTNSNFGRFAPPTARVADGAGNPLYEYKIEGLNSESIVIALELYRRQGAWKVRAVGQGYAGGFAALVTDHGVSVDDAPAPAPTPPPAAPTPPPAPAAPTPPPAPAAPTPPPAAPAAPAAPAAPAEVSLTKSRPVSLTKGQKVTLRKEGGVALTFIQMGLGWDPVEKRGMFGSRSADVDLDASAVLFADNNLVDVAYYGQLASKDGSIRHQGDNLTGEGAGDDEVIMVDLTRIPPHVSSIVFIVTSYRGHTFEQVKNAFCRLVDSTSQAELARFTLQGGMPFTGMVMAKVYRVGGEWKLQAIGEGIQAKHAGEAAPQLTRFLGI
- a CDS encoding LLM class F420-dependent oxidoreductase; its protein translation is MTETTANTPQLGQFGVWRHAGGLQPEVGAAIEKAGYGAIWIGGSPPADLEVAERLLDATSTITVATGITNIWTAPAEEVAESFHRLEKRHAGRFLLGIGVGHPEQPGLNYSKPYSSLVSYLDVLDEAGVPADRRVLAALGPKVLELSAARSAGAHPYLTTPQHTREARELLGTGPILAPEQKVVLDTDTARARPIGRAAVDNPYLHLRNYVSNLERLGYTHEQIADGGSDDLIDALVAHGDTEYIAGRLREHLDAGADHVAIQVLPAGDDPVPALRELAAALGI